A genomic window from bacterium includes:
- a CDS encoding Rrf2 family transcriptional regulator, translated as MLGLAMRLSRRARYALCGIFDLAYNGGGHPVRVKQIGARQGIPHRFLEQIFQDLRRADLVSGKRGPGGGYVLTRSPEDISLRQVVEAVEGPEAFAAEATTEGWAPSEHRPDFLWVELAERMAATLDGVAISDLCREAASRSLDRELTAVLDFQI; from the coding sequence ATGCTTGGCCTCGCCATGCGCCTCTCGCGACGTGCACGCTATGCCCTCTGCGGGATCTTCGACCTCGCCTACAACGGGGGTGGTCATCCCGTTCGCGTCAAGCAGATCGGCGCGCGCCAGGGCATCCCGCACCGCTTCCTCGAGCAGATCTTCCAGGATCTGCGCCGCGCCGACCTGGTCTCGGGCAAGCGAGGTCCGGGCGGGGGCTACGTGCTCACACGCTCGCCCGAGGACATCTCCCTCCGTCAGGTCGTCGAGGCGGTGGAGGGGCCGGAGGCCTTCGCCGCGGAGGCGACGACGGAGGGCTGGGCGCCCTCGGAGCATCGGCCCGACTTCCTGTGGGTCGAGCTGGCCGAGCGGATGGCGGCGACCCTCGACGGGGTCGCGATCTCGGATCTGTGTCGGGAGGCGGCCTCGCGGTCTCTGGACCGCGAGCTGACGGCCGTGCTCGACTTCCAGATCTGA
- a CDS encoding M67 family metallopeptidase has protein sequence MSDRVDLKAELESRSIPNDILHEICQHALDVVPEECCGLLLGDEEGWARRVVRITNVMTKMHVSDPEAFPRDARHAYYMSEVEYLKAVQEAEARSERVTAVYHSHVGHGCYLSPDDVAFATHPLFPFPEAAQIVVSLLDGKVKEAGVFEPRTTATGAPGFVGRFLEAVP, from the coding sequence GTGTCCGATCGCGTCGACCTGAAGGCCGAGCTCGAGAGCCGGTCGATCCCGAACGACATCCTGCACGAGATCTGTCAGCACGCCCTCGACGTGGTGCCGGAGGAATGCTGCGGCCTTCTGCTCGGTGACGAAGAAGGCTGGGCACGAAGGGTCGTGCGCATCACGAACGTCATGACGAAGATGCACGTTTCCGATCCCGAGGCCTTTCCGCGCGATGCGCGTCATGCCTACTACATGTCCGAGGTCGAGTACCTGAAGGCGGTCCAGGAGGCCGAGGCACGGAGCGAGCGCGTGACGGCCGTCTACCACTCCCACGTCGGGCACGGCTGCTACCTGTCTCCCGACGACGTGGCTTTCGCGACCCATCCGCTCTTCCCGTTTCCCGAAGCTGCCCAGATCGTCGTCTCGCTGCTGGACGGGAAGGTCAAGGAGGCGGGGGTCTTCGAGCCGCGCACCACGGCGACGGGCGCGCCGGGCTTCGTCGGACGCTTCCTCGAGGCGGTGCCGTGA
- a CDS encoding sulfate adenylyltransferase produces MSQNDLVPVHGGLEEPVDRLVPFKDKAAFLSEAEGLPAIRVTDADLATVYRIADGALSPLTGPMKKAAFDLALDEKVVESKGGRYAWTIPIALPLTDAEAGSLTAGGACAVKTEDGQVVAILSDLEVFDWDKAKYLTSVYGTERVDHPGGRIVDNDERTKLIGGELRALPQRANKEYGEFMLSPKMCRAFIADKKWERALAFQTRNPLHRAHEYALVYGVEQLTAAGHFAGAVLNPLMGELKGDDVPASTRMLCYRKLHSERLLGEGDKDEAIWEKAGYDISDVFELIGLDIKMFYGGPAEAIMHGIYRQNYGFSDIVIGRKHADAPFEDGEAIWGDFDAHDIFDALPGQLAIQPCKVGFAAFYESLGRVDLTERHPDEKPFSISGTKVRSMLQEGERPDPRIMRPETSDVLIEAYRN; encoded by the coding sequence ATGAGCCAGAACGATCTCGTCCCGGTCCACGGCGGCCTCGAAGAGCCGGTGGATCGCCTCGTGCCCTTCAAGGACAAGGCCGCCTTCCTCTCGGAGGCCGAGGGCCTGCCCGCGATTCGGGTGACCGACGCCGACCTGGCCACCGTCTACCGGATCGCCGATGGCGCGCTCTCGCCGCTGACCGGTCCCATGAAGAAGGCCGCTTTCGATCTGGCCCTCGACGAGAAGGTCGTCGAGTCGAAGGGCGGGCGGTACGCCTGGACGATTCCGATCGCGCTGCCGCTGACCGATGCCGAAGCCGGCTCGCTCACCGCGGGCGGCGCCTGCGCGGTCAAGACCGAGGACGGCCAGGTCGTCGCGATCCTCTCCGACCTCGAGGTCTTCGACTGGGACAAGGCGAAGTACCTGACGAGTGTCTACGGAACCGAGCGCGTCGACCATCCGGGCGGTCGGATCGTCGACAACGACGAGCGCACGAAGCTGATCGGCGGTGAGCTCCGCGCGCTGCCCCAGCGAGCGAACAAGGAGTACGGCGAGTTCATGCTCTCGCCGAAGATGTGCCGCGCGTTCATCGCGGACAAGAAGTGGGAGCGCGCCCTCGCGTTCCAGACGCGCAACCCGCTCCACCGCGCCCACGAGTACGCGCTGGTCTACGGCGTCGAGCAGCTGACCGCGGCGGGTCATTTCGCCGGGGCCGTGCTGAACCCGCTGATGGGCGAGCTCAAGGGCGACGATGTCCCGGCCTCGACCCGGATGCTCTGCTACCGCAAGCTGCACAGCGAGCGCCTGCTGGGCGAGGGCGACAAGGACGAGGCGATCTGGGAGAAGGCCGGCTACGACATCTCGGACGTGTTCGAGCTGATCGGTCTGGACATCAAGATGTTCTACGGCGGTCCCGCCGAGGCGATCATGCACGGCATCTACCGCCAGAACTACGGCTTCTCCGACATCGTGATCGGCCGCAAGCACGCCGACGCGCCCTTCGAGGACGGGGAGGCGATCTGGGGCGACTTCGACGCGCATGACATCTTCGATGCGCTTCCCGGTCAGCTGGCGATCCAGCCCTGCAAGGTTGGCTTCGCGGCGTTCTACGAGAGCCTGGGACGCGTCGACCTGACCGAGCGCCACCCGGACGAGAAGCCGTTCTCGATCTCGGGCACGAAGGTCCGTTCGATGCTGCAGGAGGGCGAGCGCCCGGATCCTCGGATCATGCGGCCGGAGACCTCGGACGTGCTGATCGAGGCGTACAGAAACTAG
- a CDS encoding dimethylsulfonioproprionate lyase family protein: MRFLGLRPIFMAAALAAAACAGSEGPVRLTHSSETPWVELRSARGYNGSAAVKAMPTEVERIDRVLRNRAVYREPGFGFGHLMLGSGALYPYHAHAAPEAYHVLSGVAEWSVDGETRRVGPGTTIYHAPYADHRWVTVSEEPLRVVWAQWVPDGDRSGLIADAVRRRGGSTTGNFFEGERRSVSLLPTKLAAPVADVPPGTVLDEMRRKRLEARHVEPSRPAVRIFVDSFGIPWNTEQDGVRWRAVFGTPDLEWGHVEIRGPGQRELPASSAPWLLHVLSGEARVRIADGGDLRVSAGSSVVVRPGEPLEVEFESEDRDAWDQVPPLRALFTRWAPDGDMSYWARDYFLVEPMPEPPAEATLPKDVSFFP; this comes from the coding sequence ATGCGCTTCCTCGGACTTCGACCGATCTTCATGGCGGCCGCGCTCGCGGCGGCGGCTTGTGCCGGGTCCGAAGGGCCCGTTCGACTCACGCATTCGAGCGAGACACCCTGGGTCGAGCTGCGCAGCGCCCGCGGCTATAACGGGTCGGCCGCGGTGAAGGCCATGCCGACCGAGGTCGAGCGGATCGACCGGGTGCTGCGCAACCGCGCCGTCTATCGGGAGCCGGGCTTCGGGTTCGGGCACCTGATGCTGGGGTCGGGCGCGCTCTATCCCTATCACGCGCACGCGGCGCCCGAGGCCTACCACGTGCTGTCGGGCGTCGCCGAGTGGAGCGTGGACGGCGAGACGCGACGCGTCGGGCCCGGCACGACGATCTATCACGCGCCCTACGCGGACCATCGCTGGGTGACGGTCTCCGAAGAGCCGCTGCGCGTGGTCTGGGCGCAGTGGGTCCCGGACGGGGATCGCAGCGGCCTGATCGCGGACGCGGTTCGCCGGCGCGGAGGATCGACGACCGGCAATTTCTTCGAGGGCGAGCGTCGTTCGGTGTCGCTCCTGCCGACGAAGCTCGCGGCGCCCGTCGCCGACGTCCCGCCGGGCACCGTGCTCGACGAGATGCGTCGCAAGCGCCTCGAGGCGCGGCACGTGGAGCCGTCCCGGCCGGCGGTCCGCATCTTCGTCGACAGCTTCGGGATCCCCTGGAACACCGAGCAGGACGGCGTGCGCTGGCGGGCGGTCTTCGGGACGCCGGACCTCGAGTGGGGACACGTCGAGATCCGCGGTCCGGGGCAGCGTGAGCTTCCGGCCTCCTCCGCGCCGTGGCTGCTGCACGTGCTCTCGGGCGAGGCGCGGGTGCGGATCGCCGACGGAGGCGATCTCCGCGTCTCGGCGGGCTCGTCCGTCGTCGTGCGTCCCGGCGAGCCGCTCGAAGTCGAGTTCGAGAGCGAGGACCGTGACGCCTGGGACCAGGTCCCGCCGCTGCGCGCGCTCTTCACCCGTTGGGCTCCGGATGGCGACATGAGCTACTGGGCGCGCGACTACTTCCTCGTCGAGCCGATGCCCGAGCCCCCCGCCGAGGCGACACTCCCGAAGGACGTGTCGTTCTTTCCCTAG
- a CDS encoding wax ester/triacylglycerol synthase family O-acyltransferase — MSDVKTNGIEFDEFMSEADTVMWVGERDPRLRSTMVSVWVLDRMPAIEDFEAMLADSVEQIPRLRQRVVRDAYEIAPPRWEFDPNFDPGFHFRRSHLGGEGELRDLLDLAEPIAMQAFDKDRPLWEFYLVDGLSGGRAGVIMKLHHAVSDGVGLVNMTKSMIERTPDEGRKRRTGRRLADLEVPEPATRRELVRGAIKHRVRRATENAGRVLRGAADLAADLVTKPSETVGRASDMVGSIGRLLEPITEPKSPVMRDRGMALSLSGFTASLAGMKKTGRAMGGSVNDVFVTAVAGGLRRYHEHFGASVDELNMMMPINMRAKDESGRKAGNQFVPSRFLVPVGIEDPLDRMEAIQDRIREQRGESALGYVEDIMTVMNQLPDAVMQGVMEGMTTAVDFVTSNVPGPRSATYTAGAKIEQMFPFGPPAGAAVNITLFSYDGTCHVGINADRAAVESPELLRECIEKSMVELLSNYHEE; from the coding sequence ATGAGCGACGTGAAGACGAACGGGATCGAGTTCGACGAGTTCATGAGTGAAGCCGACACGGTCATGTGGGTCGGCGAGCGGGACCCGCGCCTGCGTTCGACGATGGTGAGCGTGTGGGTGCTCGATCGAATGCCTGCGATCGAGGACTTCGAAGCGATGCTCGCGGATTCGGTCGAACAGATTCCGCGCCTGCGTCAGCGCGTCGTTCGCGACGCCTACGAGATCGCGCCGCCGCGATGGGAGTTCGATCCCAACTTCGACCCCGGCTTCCACTTCCGGAGGTCCCATCTCGGCGGGGAAGGCGAGCTCCGCGACCTGCTCGACCTCGCCGAGCCGATCGCGATGCAGGCCTTCGACAAGGATCGTCCGCTCTGGGAGTTCTACCTCGTCGACGGGCTCAGCGGCGGCCGCGCCGGCGTGATCATGAAGCTCCACCACGCCGTGTCGGACGGCGTCGGTCTCGTGAACATGACGAAGAGCATGATCGAGCGGACTCCGGACGAGGGCCGAAAGCGGCGGACCGGGCGACGCCTGGCCGACCTCGAGGTGCCCGAGCCGGCGACCCGGCGGGAGCTCGTTCGCGGGGCGATCAAGCACCGCGTGCGCCGGGCGACGGAGAACGCGGGGCGGGTGCTTCGCGGTGCAGCGGATCTGGCGGCGGATCTCGTGACGAAGCCGTCGGAGACGGTCGGTCGCGCGAGCGACATGGTCGGTTCGATCGGACGGCTGCTCGAGCCGATCACGGAGCCGAAGTCGCCGGTCATGCGCGATCGCGGCATGGCGCTCTCGCTCAGCGGCTTCACGGCCTCGCTCGCCGGCATGAAGAAGACCGGTCGCGCGATGGGCGGGTCGGTCAATGACGTCTTCGTGACGGCCGTGGCGGGTGGCCTCCGGCGCTATCACGAGCACTTCGGCGCGAGCGTCGACGAGCTCAACATGATGATGCCGATCAACATGCGAGCGAAGGACGAGAGCGGTCGGAAGGCCGGCAATCAGTTCGTGCCGTCGCGCTTTCTCGTTCCCGTCGGGATCGAGGATCCCCTCGACCGGATGGAAGCGATCCAGGACCGAATTCGGGAGCAGCGGGGCGAGTCGGCCCTCGGCTACGTCGAAGACATCATGACCGTGATGAACCAGCTCCCCGACGCCGTCATGCAGGGCGTGATGGAGGGGATGACGACCGCCGTCGATTTCGTGACGAGCAACGTTCCGGGCCCCCGGTCCGCGACCTACACCGCCGGCGCGAAGATCGAGCAGATGTTCCCCTTCGGCCCTCCCGCCGGTGCGGCCGTCAACATCACCCTGTTCAGCTACGACGGCACCTGCCACGTCGGCATCAACGCCGACCGCGCGGCAGTCGAATCCCCCGAGCTCCTGCGCGAGTGCATCGAGAAGAGCATGGTGGAGCTGCTGTCGAACTACCACGAGGAGTAG
- a CDS encoding TetR/AcrR family transcriptional regulator: MAARRTKRKKAASPRTRMSPDQRRAQLLRCALEVFANKGIRRAGHAEVAKLAGCAVSTVFLYFDTREALVDAVLDEVETFYTDLAGRAHASARPATEVLLDHGRRFRASIESHPEHALVLLNWAANARSRVWPRYIALIEDMVENHRKTIERGIAEGDLDPAVDAESAARIIIGYAHMTIQLRLADFEPERAEQISQRMVSAVLSPPNPLKDAAA, translated from the coding sequence TTGGCAGCGCGTCGTACGAAGAGGAAGAAGGCGGCGTCTCCGCGGACACGGATGTCGCCGGATCAGCGTCGCGCGCAGCTGCTGCGCTGCGCGCTCGAGGTGTTCGCGAACAAGGGCATCCGGCGCGCCGGCCACGCCGAGGTGGCGAAGCTGGCGGGCTGCGCCGTGTCGACCGTGTTCCTCTACTTCGACACGCGGGAGGCGCTCGTCGACGCCGTGCTCGACGAGGTCGAGACCTTCTACACCGACCTCGCCGGCCGCGCGCACGCGTCCGCGCGGCCCGCGACGGAGGTCCTGCTCGATCACGGGCGCCGCTTCCGCGCCTCGATCGAGTCGCATCCCGAGCACGCGCTCGTCCTGCTGAACTGGGCGGCGAATGCGCGCAGCCGGGTCTGGCCCCGCTACATCGCGCTGATCGAAGACATGGTGGAGAACCACCGCAAGACGATCGAGCGCGGGATCGCCGAGGGCGACCTCGACCCCGCCGTCGATGCCGAGTCCGCAGCGCGCATCATCATCGGGTACGCGCACATGACGATCCAATTGCGCCTCGCGGACTTCGAGCCGGAGCGCGCAGAGCAGATTTCCCAGAGGATGGTCTCCGCCGTCCTGTCTCCGCCCAACCCCCTGAAGGACGCCGCCGCCTGA
- a CDS encoding wax ester/triacylglycerol synthase family O-acyltransferase, translated as MDQLTGLDNSFLLMETGAALGHVGSYATFDASDLAQGEFYAAFRKTLEERLHLLPPYRRKLAEVPLGLDRPYWVEDEDFDLDFHVRHIAVPAPGDREQQAALVARLHSRPLDRARPLWEVYVIEGLADGRVGFYSKVHHATIDGVSGSQMMEKLLDRDPNGDVVEPPKTPWVADATPSQGEMLMRGAAGAATHPGRMARTLYRTARGVWESNELLASAAQGLGLDRLPLTRSILKRRGAEIDADRIPQAPAPRAPWNLSITPHRRVACFSQPLADYKHVKKAFGTTLNDVVMAVTGGALRRYLESHSSLPEDPLKAMVPVSVRSESEAEVYSNRVASVISELATDEKDPVERLMRIHRAMQAAKRMHAATPATLLQDWTEFAMPALLGQAQRIAARTKILDRLNPPFNVIISNVPGPREPLYLAGAEMKDYFPVSAITDGQGLNVTVISYLDHLDFGLIACRELVPDLHDLESDFDESLAELVRLAGEARN; from the coding sequence ATGGATCAGCTCACGGGTCTCGACAACAGCTTCCTGCTGATGGAGACCGGCGCGGCCCTCGGCCATGTCGGCTCCTACGCGACGTTCGATGCGTCCGATCTCGCCCAGGGCGAGTTCTACGCCGCGTTCCGCAAGACGCTCGAGGAGCGCCTCCACCTGCTCCCCCCGTATCGCCGCAAGCTCGCGGAGGTCCCGCTCGGGCTCGATCGGCCCTACTGGGTGGAGGACGAGGACTTCGACCTCGACTTCCACGTCCGACACATCGCCGTCCCGGCGCCGGGTGATCGCGAGCAGCAGGCGGCGCTCGTGGCGCGCCTCCACAGTCGTCCCCTCGACCGCGCCCGACCGCTCTGGGAGGTCTACGTGATCGAAGGGCTCGCCGACGGCCGGGTGGGGTTCTACTCGAAGGTCCACCACGCCACCATCGATGGGGTCTCGGGTTCGCAGATGATGGAGAAGCTCCTCGACCGCGATCCGAACGGGGATGTCGTCGAGCCGCCGAAGACGCCCTGGGTGGCGGATGCGACCCCGAGCCAGGGAGAGATGCTCATGCGGGGCGCCGCCGGCGCCGCGACCCATCCGGGCCGCATGGCGCGGACCCTCTACCGGACGGCCCGCGGCGTGTGGGAGAGCAACGAGCTGCTCGCCTCCGCGGCGCAAGGGCTCGGCCTCGATCGGCTACCGCTGACCCGGTCGATTCTCAAGCGGCGTGGGGCCGAGATCGACGCCGATCGGATCCCGCAGGCGCCGGCACCGCGGGCCCCCTGGAACCTCTCGATCACGCCGCACCGACGCGTGGCCTGCTTCTCGCAGCCCCTCGCCGACTACAAGCACGTGAAGAAGGCCTTCGGGACGACGCTGAACGACGTCGTCATGGCCGTGACCGGCGGCGCCCTGCGGCGCTACCTCGAGTCGCACAGCTCGCTCCCGGAGGATCCGTTGAAGGCGATGGTGCCGGTCTCGGTGCGCAGCGAGTCGGAGGCCGAGGTCTACTCGAACCGGGTGGCCAGCGTGATCTCCGAGCTCGCGACCGACGAGAAGGACCCGGTCGAACGGCTGATGCGGATTCATCGCGCGATGCAGGCGGCGAAGCGCATGCACGCGGCGACGCCGGCGACGTTGCTCCAGGACTGGACGGAGTTCGCGATGCCTGCGCTCCTCGGGCAGGCCCAGCGGATCGCCGCTCGGACCAAGATCCTGGATCGGCTGAACCCGCCCTTCAACGTGATCATCTCGAACGTGCCCGGGCCGCGAGAGCCGCTCTATCTGGCAGGCGCCGAGATGAAGGACTACTTCCCGGTCTCCGCGATCACCGACGGTCAGGGTCTCAACGTCACGGTGATCAGCTACCTCGATCATCTCGACTTCGGGCTGATCGCCTGTCGCGAGCTCGTCCCCGATCTCCACGACCTGGAGTCGGACTTCGACGAGTCTCTCGCCGAGCTCGTGCGACTCGCGGGCGAGGCCCGGAACTGA